In the genome of Candidatus Omnitrophota bacterium, one region contains:
- a CDS encoding peptidylprolyl isomerase, with translation MTLAKLGDKVKVHYTGKLEDGRIFDDSLKREPLEFKIGEKHLLEDFEQAVIGMKAGEWKTIKIPADRAYGQPRQEMFLALDRDQLPKDLKLSVGQQLQISQDENMPLIVTVNEIAETKVVVDANHPLAGKDLVFDITLQEILPGRSCCE, from the coding sequence ATGACCCTGGCAAAGCTCGGAGACAAAGTAAAGGTCCATTACACCGGAAAACTTGAAGATGGGCGGATATTTGACGATTCGCTGAAACGCGAACCTTTGGAGTTCAAGATCGGGGAAAAACATCTTCTGGAGGATTTTGAGCAGGCGGTGATCGGGATGAAAGCCGGGGAATGGAAAACAATAAAGATCCCCGCCGATAGGGCTTACGGACAACCTCGTCAGGAAATGTTCCTGGCTCTGGACCGGGATCAGCTTCCTAAAGACCTTAAGCTGTCCGTCGGCCAGCAATTACAGATCAGCCAGGATGAAAATATGCCGTTAATAGTAACGGTAAACGAAATCGCCGAAACAAAAGTCGTGGTGGACGCCAACCATCCTCTTGCCGGCAAAGACCTGGTATTCGATATAACCCTGCAAGAGATACTGCCCGGGCGCTCCTGCTGCGAATAA
- a CDS encoding TRL-like family protein yields the protein MQKASGVCLVLVFACSVLLSGCATPYPYGALYTEIKAPAAVGTEGLAYSKVGVAKSTSILGLVATGDASIKAASDNGGIKKVKYVDYSAKNILGIFGEYTTTVYGD from the coding sequence ATGCAAAAAGCATCGGGTGTTTGTCTGGTCCTGGTTTTTGCGTGCAGCGTGTTATTGTCAGGCTGCGCTACGCCTTATCCGTATGGAGCGCTTTATACGGAGATCAAGGCCCCCGCGGCTGTCGGCACTGAAGGTCTTGCTTATTCAAAAGTAGGGGTTGCCAAATCCACGTCGATCCTGGGCTTAGTAGCCACAGGCGATGCCAGTATTAAGGCTGCCTCGGATAACGGCGGGATCAAAAAGGTCAAATACGTCGATTACAGCGCCAAGAACATACTGGGCATATTCGGCGAATACACTACCACGGTTTATGGCGACTGA
- a CDS encoding BatD family protein, whose amino-acid sequence MMKKALLIFAVMLTGLALSRGYAFANTSIRTEVDKTCVAPKELLTYKVVIESTRRSIPAPHIPKFTSFKIVSQGQATNIFRHAGKLKTRAEYIFMLLPKKTGRIRIYPARVTIEEKSFTSAPLDIEVTHACSSQGKRKASPGSPQLKEAPGQEEAPESLQGAPDPDQPQYVL is encoded by the coding sequence ATGATGAAAAAGGCATTGTTGATTTTTGCGGTTATGTTAACCGGTCTGGCCCTTAGCCGGGGTTATGCTTTTGCCAATACCTCTATCCGCACGGAAGTGGATAAAACCTGCGTCGCGCCTAAAGAACTGCTTACCTACAAGGTGGTCATTGAGTCCACGCGCAGGAGTATTCCCGCTCCGCATATCCCGAAATTCACGAGTTTCAAGATCGTATCCCAGGGGCAGGCTACGAACATATTCAGGCACGCCGGCAAGTTAAAGACCCGGGCGGAATATATTTTCATGCTTTTGCCGAAAAAAACCGGCAGGATAAGGATCTATCCGGCGCGTGTGACGATAGAAGAAAAAAGTTTTACATCAGCGCCGCTGGATATAGAAGTGACTCATGCCTGTTCTTCGCAGGGTAAACGAAAAGCCAGCCCGGGATCCCCGCAGTTAAAAGAAGCGCCGGGACAGGAAGAAGCCCCTGAAAGCCTTCAGGGTGCCCCGGATCCAGACCAGCCACAATACGTTTTGTGA
- a CDS encoding PIG-L family deacetylase, with amino-acid sequence MNKYLKYLLSLLVLVFLPGSSSYSRDIPGLEGFVKEDRVLVLAPHPDDEAIACSGMIQRALGAGAKVQVVCYTNGDNNEFAFIVYEKRITFKKGEFLHMGEVRRKETLSGMGYLGLGPENVKFMGYPDFGTMEILTKYWQSKVPFRSMLTRIRKVSYPEALSIGAPYEGESILEDLKTILRAFRPTKIFVSHPADSNRDHQALYLFSRVALWDLEGLIDPPQVYPYIVHVAGWPRPRGHHINLELHPPNELADMKWARLDLIPEEIENKQKVISFHKSQIEYNPPYLFTFARKNELYGDCPLIRVKRSEEEIDWQATDIKKEPVAGAPQTRERKNNETPLLSYACKDDFLLIRLALRNKLSKNMGVFINLLGYSHKKKFSQMPKLKITIGLLGMRIKDKKDVLFIRQAQLRYEGKNLVVKIPLASLDDPEYIMSRVRRRMFRFPLDEGAWRVVKLE; translated from the coding sequence ATGAATAAATATCTTAAATATCTGTTGAGCCTGCTTGTCCTGGTTTTTTTGCCGGGCAGTTCATCGTATTCCCGGGATATCCCCGGGCTTGAGGGGTTCGTCAAGGAAGACCGGGTTTTGGTCCTTGCCCCGCATCCCGATGATGAGGCGATAGCCTGCTCAGGTATGATACAGCGGGCGTTAGGGGCCGGGGCAAAAGTGCAGGTGGTTTGCTATACCAACGGCGATAATAATGAATTCGCTTTTATCGTATATGAGAAGCGCATAACTTTTAAAAAAGGCGAATTCCTGCATATGGGGGAGGTGCGCAGAAAAGAAACCCTGTCCGGGATGGGCTATCTGGGGCTGGGGCCGGAGAATGTGAAATTTATGGGGTATCCGGATTTCGGGACTATGGAGATCCTGACAAAATACTGGCAGTCTAAAGTCCCTTTCCGCAGCATGCTGACCAGGATCAGGAAGGTGTCGTATCCTGAGGCCCTTTCGATAGGCGCCCCGTATGAGGGTGAAAGCATCCTGGAGGACCTTAAGACCATATTGCGCGCGTTCAGGCCGACCAAAATATTTGTTTCCCATCCCGCGGACAGTAACCGCGATCATCAGGCATTATACCTTTTTTCCCGTGTGGCGCTATGGGATTTGGAAGGATTGATCGATCCGCCTCAGGTTTACCCTTATATCGTGCATGTGGCTGGCTGGCCCAGGCCGCGCGGCCACCATATTAACCTTGAGCTTCATCCGCCGAATGAATTGGCCGATATGAAGTGGGCCAGGCTTGATCTGATCCCGGAAGAAATAGAGAACAAGCAAAAAGTGATCTCGTTCCATAAAAGCCAGATCGAATATAATCCCCCGTACCTGTTTACCTTTGCCCGCAAGAACGAGCTTTACGGCGATTGTCCGTTGATCCGGGTAAAACGCTCGGAGGAAGAGATAGATTGGCAGGCTACCGATATAAAAAAAGAGCCGGTTGCCGGCGCCCCGCAAACCCGGGAGCGCAAAAATAACGAGACCCCGCTTTTATCATACGCCTGTAAGGATGATTTTCTTTTGATCCGCCTGGCGTTGCGCAACAAGCTATCCAAGAATATGGGCGTATTCATTAATCTATTAGGGTATAGCCACAAGAAGAAATTCAGCCAGATGCCCAAACTGAAGATCACTATCGGTTTATTGGGTATGCGGATAAAAGACAAAAAGGACGTGTTGTTCATCCGGCAGGCGCAGTTGAGATATGAAGGCAAGAATCTGGTCGTCAAGATACCTTTAGCCAGCCTGGATGATCCCGAATACATAATGTCCCGGGTTAGGCGCCGGATGTTCCGGTTCCCTTTGGATGAGGGCGCCTGGAGGGTCGTTAAATTAGAGTAG
- a CDS encoding GNAT family N-acetyltransferase: MDDIIIRLYYGADRDAVRQIACDTALMGGPGEIFFSDKEVLADFLTLYFTDYEPGSSFVAQSGSGVIGYLIGSRDSRKMGKIFGGKICGPLCLKMLIRGALFNRKNLVFIFHSLKSLIRGEFKCPDFSNDYPAVMHINLKAGFRGKGIGSRLIAAYLKHLKTNKASAVRLATFSDKAKDFFLKNGFSLLFQQTRSCFRYLLGRDVRVYIYGRKL; this comes from the coding sequence ATGGATGATATAATTATCCGGCTTTATTACGGGGCTGACCGCGATGCTGTCCGGCAGATCGCCTGCGATACTGCGCTTATGGGCGGCCCCGGGGAAATATTCTTCTCGGATAAAGAGGTCCTGGCGGATTTCCTTACTCTTTATTTCACCGACTATGAGCCTGGTTCGAGTTTCGTGGCCCAGTCCGGCAGTGGGGTTATCGGCTATCTGATCGGTTCCCGGGACAGCCGTAAGATGGGAAAGATATTCGGCGGAAAGATCTGCGGCCCGCTTTGCCTGAAGATGCTCATCAGGGGGGCGCTGTTCAACAGGAAAAACCTCGTTTTCATATTCCATAGCCTGAAAAGCCTGATCCGTGGCGAATTTAAATGCCCGGATTTCAGCAATGACTATCCGGCTGTAATGCATATAAACCTTAAAGCAGGTTTTAGGGGTAAGGGGATCGGTTCAAGATTGATCGCGGCTTACCTGAAGCATTTAAAAACGAACAAAGCATCAGCGGTGCGTTTAGCTACCTTTTCGGATAAGGCAAAAGATTTCTTCTTGAAAAACGGGTTCAGCCTGCTTTTTCAGCAGACGAGGTCTTGTTTTCGGTATTTGCTCGGCCGCGATGTACGGGTGTATATTTACGGCAGAAAATTGTGA
- the recG gene encoding ATP-dependent DNA helicase RecG gives MGKLSDISIRYVKGVGPKREKVFNKLGVCSIEDLLYYFPRRYEDRTKFIPISALEEGREQTIKARVLVSADRRSFRRRGFSITEALVEDATGRLSCVWFNQPYLKAYLRPGTEVILYGKIERYSGKLQMNAPEFEVVSGESEGSLNSGRIVPVYSLPQGLGQRSFRKMIRMALDKYLSQVIDFMPFDVKRNHKLLDLAQSILNIHFPENDGLQKDAYARLAFEEFLFFQLPLILRKQKRKEKAGIAHKVEGRLLNDFLAKLPFELTEGQKTVIAEIKADMAKPEAMQRLLQGDVGSGKTVVAAGACMIAIQGGFQAAIMAPTEILSRQHFEKINSQLSGLRSQRNKIKVGLLTSSGLRKQKDKMIRDIKEGKVDLVIGTHALLEENVQFKSLGLAVIDEQHKFGVGQRALLPAKGKNPDILIMTATPIPRTLAITLYGDLDVSVIRHLPPGRGRIKTLYFTREKQAQAYAIAKEQMAAGNQAYIVYPVIEESYALDIAGAEKMYEQFKKGEFRQFRLGLIHGRMKHDEQEAVMLKFKNKELDALVSTTVLEVGIDVPSATCMIVEHAERFGLSQLHQLRGRVGRGAIESFCVLVSGAVTETSRARMLAMASYSDGFRIAEEDLRIRGPGEYFGSRQHGLTGLRIANPLTQLQLLKSAREEAVNIVAQDPGLGSRQNVLLKEKLLQRFPEYEKVMVVG, from the coding sequence ATGGGAAAATTAAGCGATATCTCCATACGCTATGTAAAAGGCGTAGGCCCGAAACGGGAAAAGGTTTTTAACAAGCTGGGCGTCTGCAGCATCGAAGACCTTTTGTATTATTTCCCCAGGCGTTATGAAGACCGGACTAAATTTATTCCCATATCAGCTTTGGAAGAAGGCCGGGAGCAGACAATAAAAGCCCGGGTCCTGGTCAGCGCGGACAGGCGTTCTTTTCGGCGCAGGGGGTTCAGTATTACCGAGGCGCTGGTAGAAGACGCTACCGGCAGGCTTTCCTGCGTATGGTTCAATCAGCCGTATCTTAAGGCTTATTTGCGGCCGGGGACGGAGGTTATTCTTTACGGTAAGATTGAGCGGTATTCGGGAAAACTGCAAATGAACGCGCCGGAATTCGAGGTTGTCTCCGGGGAAAGCGAGGGATCGCTTAATTCCGGCAGGATCGTCCCGGTTTATTCTTTGCCCCAAGGCCTGGGCCAGCGCAGTTTCCGCAAGATGATCCGGATGGCCCTGGATAAATATTTAAGCCAGGTCATAGATTTTATGCCGTTCGATGTAAAGCGGAACCACAAACTGCTTGATCTGGCGCAGAGCATTTTGAATATTCATTTCCCGGAGAATGACGGCCTGCAGAAGGATGCTTATGCCAGACTGGCTTTCGAGGAATTCCTGTTTTTTCAACTGCCGCTTATATTGAGAAAACAAAAAAGGAAAGAGAAGGCAGGGATCGCGCATAAAGTAGAGGGCCGTCTGTTGAATGATTTCCTGGCAAAACTTCCGTTCGAGCTTACCGAGGGCCAGAAAACCGTGATCGCAGAGATAAAGGCGGATATGGCCAAGCCTGAAGCCATGCAAAGGCTGCTTCAGGGGGACGTGGGCTCGGGAAAAACAGTAGTGGCTGCCGGCGCCTGTATGATCGCTATTCAGGGGGGTTTTCAGGCGGCGATAATGGCTCCAACGGAGATACTGTCCAGGCAGCATTTTGAAAAAATAAACTCCCAGCTTTCCGGCTTGAGATCACAGCGGAATAAGATCAAAGTCGGCCTGCTTACCAGCTCCGGACTGAGAAAACAGAAGGATAAGATGATCCGGGATATTAAAGAAGGAAAGGTCGACCTGGTGATCGGCACGCATGCCTTGCTTGAAGAGAACGTGCAGTTCAAGAGCCTCGGTTTGGCGGTGATCGATGAGCAGCATAAATTCGGCGTAGGCCAAAGGGCCCTGCTGCCGGCTAAAGGGAAAAATCCGGATATATTGATAATGACCGCCACGCCTATACCCCGGACATTGGCTATAACCCTTTACGGCGACCTGGATGTTTCGGTGATCCGGCATTTGCCTCCGGGCAGGGGCAGGATCAAGACGCTCTATTTCACCCGGGAGAAACAAGCGCAGGCTTACGCCATTGCCAAAGAGCAGATGGCGGCCGGAAATCAGGCGTATATTGTTTATCCGGTGATCGAGGAATCTTATGCCCTGGATATTGCCGGCGCGGAAAAGATGTACGAACAGTTCAAAAAAGGGGAATTCCGGCAGTTCAGGCTGGGGTTGATCCATGGCAGGATGAAGCATGATGAGCAGGAAGCGGTTATGCTTAAATTCAAGAACAAGGAATTGGACGCTCTGGTATCGACCACTGTTTTGGAGGTAGGGATAGACGTGCCTTCGGCTACCTGTATGATCGTCGAGCATGCCGAACGTTTCGGATTGAGCCAGCTGCATCAACTTCGCGGCAGGGTAGGCCGGGGCGCTATAGAATCATTTTGCGTGCTGGTTTCCGGCGCGGTAACTGAAACCAGCCGGGCCAGGATGCTGGCAATGGCCAGTTACAGCGATGGTTTCAGGATCGCGGAAGAGGACCTTAGAATACGCGGCCCTGGAGAGTACTTCGGCAGCAGGCAGCACGGTTTGACCGGGTTGAGGATCGCCAATCCTTTGACCCAGCTGCAGCTTTTGAAGTCAGCCAGGGAAGAGGCGGTCAATATAGTGGCTCAAGACCCGGGGCTGGGATCCCGGCAGAACGTTTTATTGAAGGAAAAGCTCTTGCAGCGCTTTCCGGAATACGAAAAAGTTATGGTGGTGGGCTAA
- the rsmD gene encoding 16S rRNA (guanine(966)-N(2))-methyltransferase RsmD, with amino-acid sequence MRIISGQYKSRIIQVPEGIRPTEDRVKKAFFDIMGDVSGLSCLELFAGSGSVGLEALSLGAGSMVFVEISRACVKSIQDNVKVFGLEDKVMVLAKDSLEAIKQLYASQKKFDLIYLDPPYYKGISEKALQILADCDILLPSGYIGVQHFKKDPLPEKQGDLSRFRQSKYGDSVLSFYKKGI; translated from the coding sequence ATGCGCATAATATCGGGGCAATATAAGAGCAGGATCATTCAGGTCCCGGAAGGCATAAGGCCGACAGAGGACCGGGTAAAAAAGGCTTTTTTTGATATTATGGGAGATGTTTCCGGTTTATCCTGCCTGGAATTGTTCGCCGGTTCGGGTTCTGTGGGCCTGGAGGCGTTGTCTTTAGGCGCAGGGTCGATGGTTTTTGTGGAGATAAGCCGGGCCTGCGTAAAGTCGATCCAGGATAATGTCAAAGTCTTCGGCTTGGAAGATAAGGTAATGGTGCTTGCCAAAGACAGCTTAGAGGCTATAAAGCAGCTTTATGCCAGCCAAAAGAAATTTGATCTGATCTATCTTGATCCTCCGTATTATAAGGGGATATCAGAAAAAGCCTTGCAAATCCTGGCTGATTGTGATATATTACTGCCTTCCGGGTATATAGGGGTGCAGCACTTTAAGAAAGACCCTTTGCCTGAGAAACAAGGAGACCTGTCCAGGTTCAGGCAGTCCAAGTACGGTGATTCCGTGCTTTCTTTTTATAAGAAGGGAATTTAG
- the coaD gene encoding pantetheine-phosphate adenylyltransferase: MRQKAIYPGTFDPVTFGHIDIIKRAQEIFSEVIVAVAHNPRKSPFFTVPERVALLKKATSGMKGVTVCDFRGLVVDFARKNRSPVLIRGLRMLSDFEYEFQMALTNRKLAQDIETIFLMPHESYSYISSKLLKEVAFLGADLSPFLPDFVETALKSKIRRKNK, from the coding sequence ATGCGTCAAAAAGCCATATACCCCGGTACATTCGACCCGGTCACCTTCGGTCATATTGACATAATTAAACGGGCTCAAGAGATATTCTCCGAGGTTATTGTCGCCGTAGCGCATAATCCCAGGAAATCGCCGTTTTTTACCGTTCCGGAAAGGGTCGCTTTGCTTAAAAAAGCTACTTCCGGAATGAAAGGCGTCACTGTTTGCGATTTCAGGGGCCTGGTAGTGGATTTTGCCCGCAAGAACAGATCGCCGGTATTGATCCGGGGATTAAGGATGCTTTCGGATTTTGAATATGAATTCCAGATGGCTTTGACCAATAGAAAGCTGGCCCAGGATATCGAAACCATATTCCTGATGCCGCATGAGTCTTACAGCTATATTTCGTCAAAGCTTTTGAAAGAAGTAGCATTTTTAGGCGCGGATTTATCCCCGTTCCTCCCTGATTTCGTGGAAACCGCATTGAAATCTAAGATCAGACGAAAAAACAAGTAA
- a CDS encoding DUF177 domain-containing protein has protein sequence MKINVNHILPLGTVFEEDISAEALEAGTDITKFKSPVHVKARLEKITNAVIAELEITARVSQVCGRCLKEFDQLLDRKLRLSFALDRGIYELDLDPDIREDIILWYPLQPLCKPDCLGLCPGCGVNLNEAKCGCGDKK, from the coding sequence ATGAAGATAAATGTAAATCACATCCTTCCCCTAGGGACGGTATTTGAAGAGGATATCTCCGCGGAGGCGCTGGAGGCGGGGACTGATATAACAAAGTTCAAAAGCCCGGTGCATGTTAAGGCCCGGCTGGAAAAAATAACCAACGCGGTAATCGCCGAACTGGAGATAACCGCGCGCGTCAGCCAGGTCTGCGGGCGTTGCCTGAAAGAATTTGACCAGCTCCTGGATAGGAAGTTAAGGTTGAGTTTCGCTTTGGACCGCGGTATTTACGAACTTGACCTGGATCCGGATATCCGGGAAGATATAATCCTGTGGTATCCTTTGCAGCCTTTGTGCAAACCGGATTGCCTGGGATTATGCCCCGGATGCGGGGTGAATCTTAATGAGGCAAAATGCGGTTGTGGGGATAAGAAGTAA
- the rpmF gene encoding 50S ribosomal protein L32 gives MPLPKQRHSHTRGKKRRTHWKVIPAGLIACPQCKSLKRPHRVCPVCGNYDGKQAVAIKVKKDKKKAA, from the coding sequence ATGCCTTTACCAAAGCAACGACATTCGCATACCCGCGGGAAAAAACGCAGGACCCATTGGAAAGTAATCCCGGCCGGCCTTATCGCCTGTCCGCAATGTAAATCATTAAAGAGGCCGCATCGTGTATGTCCGGTTTGCGGGAACTATGATGGAAAGCAGGCAGTGGCGATCAAAGTAAAAAAAGACAAAAAGAAGGCCGCTTAA
- the plsX gene encoding phosphate acyltransferase PlsX: protein MKIIVDAMGGDYASDVVVDGAIAAVKEYQVGVVLVGDEAKIRMRIRKMKFDSKLLSVYPASEVIEMHDSPATSVRRKRNSSIVLGLKLVRDGQGDAFFSAGNTGAVVCASTLTLGMLPGIERPGIATLMPSLKGVSLIIDVGANIDPKPLHILQYAVMADAYARYILHNPNPRVGLLNVGEEESKGTVLLKDIHESLSKTHLNFIGNVEGRHLFSGDCDIIVCDGFVGNVALKVTESLAEAMQISLKKHIFSNPLGIIGGLLLRSSFRAFKKEIDYSEYGGAPLLGVNGVSIIGHGRSNAKAIKNAIRVAKEEVENRFNEKVLEAINLEGLVQTKENNPQVAPLDK, encoded by the coding sequence ATGAAGATAATTGTTGATGCTATGGGCGGCGACTATGCCTCTGATGTGGTGGTTGACGGAGCGATAGCCGCGGTTAAAGAATATCAGGTAGGGGTTGTCCTGGTCGGAGATGAAGCAAAGATACGCATGCGTATCAGAAAAATGAAGTTCGATTCCAAGCTTCTTTCGGTATATCCCGCATCCGAAGTCATTGAAATGCATGATTCTCCGGCTACCAGCGTCAGGAGGAAGCGTAATTCTTCTATTGTGCTGGGCCTGAAATTGGTGCGCGACGGCCAGGGGGACGCGTTTTTCAGCGCCGGAAATACCGGGGCTGTTGTTTGCGCGTCCACGTTGACTTTAGGGATGCTGCCCGGCATCGAGCGGCCGGGTATCGCTACGTTAATGCCCAGCCTGAAAGGCGTTTCCCTGATTATCGACGTAGGGGCGAATATTGACCCTAAACCCTTGCATATTTTGCAGTACGCGGTAATGGCAGATGCCTATGCACGTTATATCCTGCATAATCCCAATCCCAGGGTAGGCCTCTTGAACGTGGGCGAGGAGGAAAGCAAAGGGACCGTGCTTCTCAAGGATATCCATGAATCGTTATCCAAGACCCATCTGAATTTTATCGGCAACGTTGAAGGCAGGCATTTGTTCTCCGGAGATTGCGACATTATTGTCTGCGACGGGTTCGTGGGCAATGTCGCGTTAAAGGTTACGGAAAGCCTGGCTGAGGCGATGCAGATCTCTCTGAAAAAGCATATTTTTAGCAATCCCCTTGGTATTATCGGAGGCTTGCTTTTGCGGTCGAGCTTCAGGGCGTTTAAAAAAGAGATAGATTATTCTGAATACGGCGGGGCGCCTCTTTTAGGCGTCAACGGAGTATCGATAATCGGCCACGGCAGGTCGAATGCCAAAGCGATCAAGAACGCGATCCGGGTGGCCAAGGAGGAAGTGGAGAACAGGTTCAACGAGAAGGTCTTGGAGGCGATAAATTTGGAAGGATTGGTTCAAACTAAAGAAAATAACCCTCAAGTTGCGCCGTTAGACAAGTAA
- a CDS encoding ketoacyl-ACP synthase III has translation MKKVGVLGLGKYIPEKVLTNADLEKMVDTSDEWITTRTGIKERHIAAKDEATSDLATKAARQALKAASLEPQDLDMIIVATVTPDMQFPSTATFVQANLGAKKAFCFDISAACAGFIYGITIAQQFIARGTVKNALVIGAETLTRITDWQDRNTCVLFGDGAGAMVLGESTGSEILSAYLGSDGSNTGLLNMPGGGSRNPATAQTVQDRLHYIKMDGNALFKIAVTSMADAALMALKNAGLKCAEVNWIIPHQANLRIINAVAKRLGFVNAQVYLNIEKYGNMSSACVAIALCEAVQEGKIKKGDIVLLDAFGGGLVWGAVIIKW, from the coding sequence ATGAAAAAAGTAGGCGTATTGGGATTAGGGAAATACATACCGGAGAAGGTCCTGACCAACGCAGACCTGGAAAAGATGGTCGACACCTCCGATGAATGGATCACTACCCGCACCGGCATTAAAGAGCGACATATAGCCGCTAAAGATGAAGCTACCAGCGACCTGGCCACTAAAGCCGCCAGGCAGGCTTTGAAAGCTGCTTCCCTGGAGCCACAGGATCTGGATATGATAATAGTGGCTACGGTTACTCCGGATATGCAGTTTCCGTCTACGGCTACTTTTGTCCAGGCGAATCTTGGGGCAAAGAAGGCTTTTTGTTTTGATATCTCGGCGGCCTGCGCGGGGTTCATTTACGGGATAACCATTGCCCAGCAGTTTATCGCCCGCGGAACGGTCAAGAACGCGCTGGTCATCGGCGCGGAGACCCTTACCCGGATAACCGATTGGCAGGACCGGAATACCTGCGTTCTTTTCGGGGACGGCGCCGGCGCAATGGTCCTGGGGGAGAGCACAGGTTCCGAGATCCTTTCGGCTTATCTGGGTTCAGACGGGTCCAACACGGGGTTGTTGAATATGCCGGGCGGAGGCTCGCGTAATCCGGCTACAGCCCAGACCGTTCAGGACAGGCTGCATTACATCAAGATGGACGGAAATGCGCTTTTTAAGATCGCGGTCACCAGTATGGCTGACGCCGCGTTAATGGCTCTGAAAAACGCCGGGCTTAAATGCGCGGAAGTGAATTGGATCATCCCGCATCAGGCTAATCTGAGGATCATCAACGCTGTAGCGAAGAGGCTGGGATTCGTCAACGCGCAGGTTTATCTTAATATTGAGAAATACGGGAATATGTCCAGCGCCTGCGTGGCTATAGCTTTATGCGAGGCTGTCCAGGAAGGCAAGATCAAAAAAGGCGATATTGTGCTTCTGGACGCGTTCGGGGGCGGGTTGGTTTGGGGCGCGGTGATTATTAAGTGGTGA
- the fabD gene encoding ACP S-malonyltransferase: MDKYGFLFAGQGSQYVGMGKDLCEAFPESKAVFEKAEETLGLDLRKLCFDGPEASLKPTNVSQPAIVSVTLAAFEAFQAQHNIKPAFAAGLSLGEYSALIALRAFEFKNGMKLIHKRGRIMEEAAQKRPGKMVVILDLSMDRVRDICRKTESEIANLNAPGQIVISGFAENVEMAKVRCLAAGAKKAIDLPVSGGFHSLLMFEASGALKKILDDLPMFMPKAPVISNYTALPMYRTADIKLNLVYQIYSAVRWEESMRYMLSQGVTKFIEFGPGKVLRGLMRKIEPSAQVFNIEKAADIANFVK, from the coding sequence ATGGATAAATACGGATTTTTATTCGCAGGCCAGGGAAGCCAGTATGTCGGAATGGGCAAGGATCTATGCGAGGCTTTTCCTGAAAGTAAAGCGGTGTTTGAAAAGGCGGAAGAGACCCTGGGTTTGGATCTCAGAAAGTTGTGCTTTGACGGACCGGAAGCCAGTCTTAAGCCGACGAATGTTTCCCAGCCGGCTATTGTCAGCGTGACCCTGGCGGCTTTCGAGGCGTTCCAAGCCCAACACAACATAAAACCCGCTTTTGCCGCCGGCCTTAGCCTGGGTGAGTATTCCGCTTTGATCGCTTTGCGCGCTTTTGAGTTCAAGAACGGCATGAAATTGATCCATAAAAGAGGCCGGATAATGGAAGAGGCTGCCCAAAAAAGGCCCGGCAAGATGGTGGTTATACTGGATCTTTCTATGGACAGGGTCAGGGATATATGCAGAAAAACCGAGTCTGAAATAGCCAATCTTAATGCCCCGGGACAAATCGTTATTTCCGGTTTCGCGGAAAATGTGGAGATGGCAAAGGTGCGTTGCCTGGCCGCCGGAGCTAAGAAAGCCATTGACCTGCCGGTAAGCGGGGGATTTCATTCCCTTTTGATGTTCGAGGCATCGGGCGCGTTAAAGAAAATCTTGGACGATCTGCCTATGTTTATGCCTAAAGCTCCGGTTATCAGCAATTATACTGCGCTACCTATGTACAGGACCGCGGATATAAAGCTGAATCTGGTTTACCAGATATATTCAGCGGTAAGATGGGAAGAGTCAATGAGATATATGCTTAGCCAGGGGGTGACCAAGTTTATCGAATTCGGACCGGGCAAGGTGTTAAGAGGCCTGATGCGCAAGATTGAACCTTCCGCGCAGGTGTTCAACATAGAAAAAGCCGCGGATATCGCTAATTTTGTCAAATAG